One window of Camelina sativa cultivar DH55 chromosome 4, Cs, whole genome shotgun sequence genomic DNA carries:
- the LOC104782161 gene encoding probable membrane-associated kinase regulator 3 produces MDLHESESRTHVMSNDGDDDGYIDLEVNLSSSSSCPSSSSFFTFNVTSSPPPQSREFEFQMCSTAVVSGESTTSPADELFYKGQLLPLHLPPRLKMVQKLLLASSSSSSAAAATDIPTSPRAAAAVSSSPRRFSSSEIGTDEQCYFEISTELKRFIENNENHLGNSWSRKIKQSSITQKLKASRAYLRALFSKPGCSDSSEINPRFKTEPCKTSRKKKNPFVNSDQNPQLIHRRSFSGVIQRHSQAKCSTSSSSSSSASSLSSSFSFGSNGSLDLQTLMRSSNASDNSIEGAIEHCKQSFTTRKSNVAESELCSSRTSVSTCGELDRD; encoded by the exons ATGGATTTGCATGAATCAGAATCAAGAACACATGTTATGTCTaacgatggtgatgatgatggttacATTGACTTGGAGgtcaatctctcttcttcttcttcttgtccgtCGTCCTCAAGCTTCTTCACCTTCAACGTCACCTCCTCACCACCGCCGCAAAGCCGAGAGTTCGAGTTTCAAATGTGCTCCACCGCCGTAGTTTCCGGCGAATCAACCACATCTCCGGCGGACGAGCTTTTCTACAAAGGTCAACTCCTACCTCTTCATCTCCCTCCTCGTCTCAAAATGGTACAAAAGCTTCTTcttgcttcctcctcctcctcatccgcCGCAGCAGCAACAGATATTCCAACCTCTCCACGCGCCGCCGCAGCCGTATCTTCCTCGCCAAGGAGGTTTAGTAGCAGCGAGATCGGAACAGACGAGCAATGTTACTTCGAGATTTCGACAGAGCTCAAGAGATTCATAGAGAACAACGAGAACCATCTCGGAAACAGTTGGAGCAGAAAGATCAAACAGTCATCGATTACACAAAAGCTCAAAGCCTCACGCGCTTACCTAAGAGCTCTGTTCTCGAAACCAGGGTGCTCAGATTCATCAGAGATCAACCCAAGATTCAAAACAGAACCTTGTAAAAcctcaagaaagaagaagaacccatttGTGAACAGTGATCAGAATCCTCAGTTGATTCATAGGAGATCGTTCTCAGGTGTGATACAGAGACATTCTCAAGCCAAGtgttcaacatcttcttcttcttcttcctctgcttcgtCGTTGTCGTCTTCGTTCAGTTTTGGATCAAACGGGTCGTTGGATCTGCAGACTCTGATGAGAAGCAGCAACGCGAGTGATAACTCCATCGAAGGAGCGATTGAGCATTg TAAGCAATCATTTACAACTAGAAAGAGCAATGTGGCTGAATCTGAGCTCTGTTCTTCAAGAACCTCTGTTTCTACTTGTGGTGAACTTGATAGAGATTGA